One stretch of Lachnospiraceae bacterium oral taxon 096 DNA includes these proteins:
- a CDS encoding PFL family protein, which produces MLNMNEVFETNKMISDNLLDVRTITMGISLLDCIDADLDRLNEKIYHKITSYAKNLVSVGEAISKEFGIPIVNKRISVTPIALIGGSACKNPEDFVAIAKTLDKAAKEVGVNFLGGYSAIVCKGMTTADKMLIESIPQALASTDIVCSSVNLGSTKTGLNMDAVRLMGSIIKKTAEATKDNDSLGCAKLVVFCNAPDDNPFMAGAFHGVTEADSIINVGVSGPGVVKAAIEEARGKNFGVLCNTIKRTAFKITRVGQLVAQEASKRLGVPFGIIDLSLAPTPAIGDSVAEILEEIGLERVGAPGTTAALAMLNDQVKKGGVMASSYVGGLSGAFIPVSEDQGMIDAVNLGSLTIEKLEAMTCVCSVGLDMIAIPGDTPDTTIAGIIADEAAIGMVNQKTTAVRVIPVIGKGVGETVEFGGLLGYAPIMQVNTFSCANFVDRGGRIPAPIHSFKN; this is translated from the coding sequence ATGTTAAACATGAATGAAGTATTTGAGACAAACAAGATGATTTCTGACAACCTCTTGGATGTCCGCACAATTACCATGGGAATCAGTTTGCTCGATTGTATCGATGCAGATTTGGACCGCCTGAATGAAAAGATTTATCACAAGATTACTTCATATGCAAAGAATTTAGTCAGTGTCGGTGAGGCAATTAGTAAGGAGTTTGGAATTCCCATTGTCAATAAGAGAATCTCTGTCACACCTATTGCATTGATTGGTGGCAGTGCCTGCAAAAATCCAGAAGACTTTGTAGCAATCGCAAAGACTCTTGACAAGGCAGCCAAGGAGGTTGGTGTTAACTTTCTCGGTGGCTATTCTGCCATTGTCTGCAAGGGAATGACAACGGCAGACAAGATGCTGATTGAATCGATTCCTCAGGCACTTGCATCGACAGATATTGTGTGTAGCTCTGTCAATTTGGGTTCAACAAAGACAGGACTAAATATGGATGCTGTTCGATTGATGGGTAGTATTATCAAGAAGACAGCAGAGGCCACCAAGGACAATGATTCTCTTGGCTGTGCAAAATTAGTTGTCTTTTGTAATGCACCAGATGACAATCCATTTATGGCAGGTGCATTCCATGGTGTGACAGAGGCGGACTCCATTATCAATGTCGGTGTCAGTGGCCCAGGTGTGGTCAAGGCCGCCATTGAGGAAGCAAGAGGTAAGAACTTTGGTGTTCTTTGCAATACAATTAAAAGGACGGCATTTAAGATTACAAGAGTGGGACAGCTGGTTGCCCAAGAGGCAAGTAAACGCCTTGGCGTGCCATTTGGTATTATTGATCTTTCGCTTGCACCAACACCAGCTATTGGTGATTCGGTTGCAGAAATCCTAGAAGAGATTGGACTTGAAAGGGTGGGAGCACCAGGAACCACCGCAGCACTTGCCATGCTCAATGACCAAGTAAAGAAGGGTGGCGTTATGGCTTCGTCCTATGTCGGTGGTCTTTCAGGAGCATTTATTCCAGTCAGTGAAGATCAGGGAATGATTGATGCCGTCAATTTGGGTTCTTTGACCATTGAAAAGTTAGAGGCCATGACTTGTGTTTGCTCCGTGGGATTAGATATGATTGCCATTCCAGGGGATACACCGGATACTACGATTGCAGGAATTATTGCCGATGAGGCTGCAATTGGAATGGTCAATCAAAAGACAACGGCTGTACGTGTGATTCCAGTGATTGGAAAAGGCGTGGGAGAAACTGTTGAATTTGGAGGATTGTTGGGTTATGCACCAATTATGCAGGTCAATACATTTTCCTGTGCAAATTTTGTCGACAGAGGGGGAAGAATCCCTGCACCAATCCATTCATTTAAGAACTAG
- a CDS encoding AAA family ATPase: MKLEKAHIENFGKLKNFDVQFNEESNLLLENNGWGKSTLAAFIRIMFFGFQNENKSSVVENERKKYDPWQGGVYGGQLTFAVGKKKYRIERTFGKTKSEDRFVLYDAIKNLPSVDYSEKIGEEVFSIDAESFMRSIFIGQDDCETNATTQIQKRIGNVAKKIEDIEDYEKAWQRLQEKILEMSPENKEGSLYKLEKSISGVESILAKSQDIEEKIDELQQKEKECLEKRKQCLAKQEQLSTELSQKGKGKEKAMLHQEYLARTEEFTRAKENYDKKRKDFPKTVPQIEILQVIRQMAHEIQPEQEEIHIKEQKFADKVPSRSHAEEVFDVSILPEVKLKLVASGLFFVLCVVGAVALRGIVLAFSISAMLGAVAGLLFFVRALLEIKELVGEREESSLPDQSEEVWSEEEREELKELEKLKIEHQKKVDTVEKYLRSTGFSVNEDMVAQLDQMLSDVTELSRLKKTKQTSEEILKKFIAANPGCESEKEEETVPEKENRELAEMMAVIKKYDQELASIKEEMHSLQRSYDERMEIQALYERAKEEYREEKERYDLLCKSKLHLEEARKNFGTKYMEPIKVAFDKYYALLTGKSNEEFVLDDHLNLSLRSAGKQREISSMSEGYRDLIGLCMRMALIETMYVVEKPFLILDDPFVNLDNSKMGEAMKFLEKISKEYQMIYFSCHSSRMPRMNTM; this comes from the coding sequence ATGAAATTAGAGAAGGCACATATTGAAAATTTTGGAAAATTGAAAAACTTTGATGTCCAATTTAATGAGGAGAGTAACTTATTGTTGGAAAATAATGGCTGGGGGAAGAGTACACTTGCAGCTTTTATTCGCATTATGTTCTTCGGATTTCAAAATGAGAACAAGAGTAGTGTTGTAGAAAATGAAAGAAAAAAGTATGATCCTTGGCAGGGCGGTGTCTACGGTGGACAGCTCACTTTTGCTGTGGGAAAGAAAAAATATCGCATTGAGCGTACTTTTGGAAAGACAAAAAGTGAAGATCGCTTTGTACTATATGATGCAATTAAGAATTTGCCGTCCGTAGATTATAGTGAAAAAATTGGTGAGGAAGTCTTTTCTATTGATGCAGAGTCATTTATGAGAAGTATTTTTATTGGACAAGACGATTGTGAAACCAATGCGACAACACAAATTCAAAAAAGAATTGGAAATGTGGCAAAAAAGATAGAAGATATTGAAGACTATGAGAAGGCTTGGCAGAGATTGCAAGAAAAGATCTTAGAGATGAGCCCAGAAAATAAGGAGGGAAGTCTCTATAAATTAGAAAAGAGTATCTCAGGGGTGGAGTCCATTCTGGCAAAGAGTCAAGATATTGAAGAGAAAATAGATGAGCTTCAGCAAAAAGAAAAAGAATGTCTGGAAAAGAGAAAGCAATGTTTAGCTAAACAGGAACAACTTTCTACTGAGCTTTCACAGAAGGGAAAAGGAAAAGAGAAAGCAATGCTTCATCAAGAGTATCTTGCTCGGACAGAGGAATTTACGAGGGCGAAGGAAAACTATGATAAGAAGCGAAAAGATTTCCCAAAGACAGTGCCACAAATTGAGATTTTACAAGTCATTCGACAGATGGCCCATGAAATACAGCCAGAGCAGGAAGAAATCCATATAAAGGAACAAAAGTTTGCAGATAAAGTTCCGAGCCGTTCTCACGCAGAGGAGGTCTTTGATGTCAGCATTTTGCCTGAGGTAAAATTAAAACTGGTGGCCAGTGGTCTGTTTTTTGTTCTCTGTGTGGTTGGAGCAGTTGCTCTTCGAGGCATTGTCTTGGCCTTTTCTATTTCCGCAATGCTCGGAGCAGTGGCAGGGTTACTTTTTTTTGTTCGTGCATTGTTAGAGATTAAGGAATTAGTGGGAGAGAGAGAAGAGAGTTCACTTCCTGACCAAAGTGAAGAAGTATGGTCAGAAGAAGAACGAGAGGAATTGAAAGAATTAGAGAAATTAAAGATAGAACATCAAAAGAAAGTGGATACAGTGGAAAAGTATTTGCGTAGTACTGGATTTTCAGTGAATGAAGATATGGTAGCACAACTGGATCAGATGCTTTCGGATGTGACAGAGCTTTCCCGTTTAAAGAAGACTAAGCAGACAAGCGAAGAAATTTTAAAGAAATTTATTGCAGCAAATCCAGGATGCGAGAGCGAGAAAGAGGAAGAGACTGTTCCAGAAAAAGAAAATAGAGAATTAGCTGAGATGATGGCTGTGATCAAAAAGTATGATCAAGAATTGGCCAGTATTAAGGAAGAGATGCATAGCTTACAAAGAAGTTATGATGAGAGAATGGAAATTCAAGCACTTTATGAGCGAGCGAAGGAGGAGTACAGGGAAGAAAAAGAGCGATATGACCTCTTGTGTAAGAGCAAGTTACATTTAGAAGAGGCGAGGAAAAATTTTGGAACGAAGTATATGGAGCCAATAAAAGTAGCATTTGACAAATATTATGCATTGCTTACAGGAAAAAGTAATGAGGAGTTTGTACTCGATGATCACTTAAATTTATCGCTAAGGAGTGCAGGAAAACAGAGAGAGATTTCCTCCATGAGCGAAGGCTATAGGGATTTAATTGGACTTTGTATGCGAATGGCTCTGATTGAAACGATGTATGTCGTCGAAAAACCGTTTTTAATTTTAGATGATCCATTTGTCAATCTCGACAATTCAAAAATGGGTGAGGCGATGAAGTTTTTGGAGAAAATTTCTAAGGAATATCAGATGATTTATTTTAGTTGTCATTCGAGCCGAATGCCGAGGATGAATACAATGTAG
- the pflB gene encoding formate C-acetyltransferase: MANQGWEGFKGKKWRDDVDVRDFVQENYTPYDGDEAFLAGPTEATDKLWGELQKLQKEERARGGVLECETEVVSGIKAYGPGYIKEDLKDLEKVVGLQTDKPLKRAFMPYGGIKMAVQAAEKYGYKTNEKFTKIFTEYHKTHNQAVFDVYTPEMLAARHNKIITGLPDTYGRGRIVGDYRRVALYGIDFLIEKKKEDWTNCGDGTMFDEVIRLREELADQIKALNDMKEMAKVYGYDISKPATNAKEAVQWLYFGYLAAIKTQNGAAMSVGRVSTFLDIYIQRDLENGTLTESEAQELIDHLVMKFRMVKFARIPSYNELFSGDPVWATLEVAGMGMDGRSMVTKNDFRFLHTLENMGPSPEPNLTVLYSSRLPETFKKYAAVISVRTSSVQYENDDVMRPVWGDDYSICCCVSATQTGKEMQFFGARANLAKCLLYAINGGKDMKTKQQVAPEYVPITSEYLDYDEVMKKYDVMMDWLAGLYVNTLNAIQYMHDKYYYEAAEMALIDTDVRRTFATGIAGFSHVVDSLSAIKYAKVKTIRDESGMVLDFETEGDFPRYGNDDDRADDIAVWLLKTFLEKVKKRHTYRNSEATTSILTITSNVVYGKATGSMPDGRKAGEPLSPGANPSYGAEKSGLLASLNSVAKLPYEYALDGISNTQTINPGALGHSEDEQKEKLVQVMDGYFDQGAHHLNVNVFGVEKLKDAMEHPEKEEYANFTIRVSGYAVKFIDLTREQQLDVISRTCHARM; the protein is encoded by the coding sequence ATGGCAAATCAAGGATGGGAAGGATTTAAGGGAAAAAAGTGGAGAGATGATGTAGATGTGCGCGATTTCGTACAGGAAAACTACACACCTTATGATGGTGATGAGGCGTTTTTAGCTGGACCAACAGAGGCAACAGATAAGCTTTGGGGCGAGTTACAGAAGTTACAGAAAGAGGAGAGAGCTAGAGGCGGTGTGCTAGAGTGTGAGACAGAAGTCGTATCTGGCATCAAGGCCTATGGCCCAGGATACATCAAGGAAGATTTAAAGGACTTGGAAAAGGTTGTTGGTCTTCAGACAGACAAGCCATTGAAGAGAGCATTTATGCCATATGGTGGTATTAAGATGGCAGTACAGGCAGCAGAAAAGTATGGCTATAAGACCAATGAGAAGTTCACAAAGATCTTTACTGAATATCACAAGACTCATAATCAGGCTGTGTTTGATGTATATACACCAGAGATGTTGGCTGCAAGACACAATAAGATCATTACAGGTCTTCCAGACACTTATGGCCGTGGTCGTATTGTAGGTGATTACAGAAGAGTGGCACTCTATGGTATTGACTTTTTGATTGAGAAGAAGAAGGAAGATTGGACAAATTGTGGCGATGGAACAATGTTTGATGAGGTTATCCGTCTTCGTGAGGAATTGGCTGATCAGATTAAGGCACTCAATGATATGAAGGAAATGGCAAAGGTTTATGGCTATGACATTTCTAAGCCAGCAACGAATGCAAAGGAAGCTGTACAGTGGTTATACTTTGGATATCTTGCAGCAATTAAGACACAAAACGGTGCTGCGATGAGTGTTGGTCGTGTGTCTACCTTCCTTGACATCTATATTCAGAGAGATTTGGAGAATGGAACATTGACAGAGAGCGAGGCACAGGAGTTGATTGACCACCTCGTTATGAAGTTTAGAATGGTGAAGTTTGCAAGAATTCCTTCTTACAATGAGCTCTTCTCTGGCGACCCAGTTTGGGCAACATTGGAAGTTGCTGGTATGGGCATGGACGGAAGATCAATGGTAACAAAGAATGATTTCAGATTCTTGCACACATTGGAGAACATGGGACCTTCACCTGAGCCAAACCTTACTGTACTCTATTCAAGTAGATTGCCAGAGACATTTAAAAAGTATGCGGCAGTGATTTCAGTTCGCACAAGCTCTGTTCAGTACGAAAATGATGATGTCATGCGTCCAGTATGGGGCGATGACTATTCCATCTGCTGCTGTGTATCTGCTACACAGACAGGAAAGGAGATGCAGTTCTTTGGTGCAAGAGCAAACCTTGCAAAGTGTCTTCTTTACGCCATCAATGGTGGAAAGGATATGAAGACAAAGCAACAAGTTGCTCCAGAGTATGTGCCAATTACATCAGAGTATCTTGATTATGATGAAGTAATGAAGAAGTATGATGTCATGATGGATTGGTTGGCTGGATTGTATGTCAACACATTAAATGCAATTCAGTATATGCATGACAAATATTACTATGAGGCTGCTGAGATGGCTCTGATTGATACAGATGTGCGCAGAACATTTGCTACAGGTATTGCAGGATTTTCTCATGTAGTTGATTCCTTGTCAGCTATTAAGTATGCAAAGGTAAAGACAATTCGTGATGAGTCCGGAATGGTGCTTGACTTTGAGACAGAGGGTGACTTCCCAAGATACGGAAATGATGATGACAGAGCAGATGACATTGCAGTATGGCTTTTAAAGACATTCCTTGAGAAGGTAAAGAAGAGACATACTTACAGAAATTCAGAGGCAACGACATCTATCCTTACGATTACTTCCAATGTTGTATATGGTAAGGCAACAGGAAGTATGCCAGATGGAAGAAAGGCTGGAGAGCCACTTTCACCAGGTGCAAACCCAAGTTATGGTGCAGAAAAGAGCGGATTGTTGGCTTCACTAAATTCTGTAGCAAAGTTGCCATATGAGTATGCATTGGACGGAATTTCAAATACACAGACCATTAACCCAGGTGCTCTTGGACATAGCGAGGATGAGCAAAAGGAAAAGCTTGTGCAGGTAATGGATGGCTACTTCGATCAGGGTGCACATCATCTCAATGTCAATGTATTTGGTGTTGAGAAGTTGAAGGACGCAATGGAGCATCCAGAGAAGGAAGAGTATGCAAACTTTACAATCCGTGTTTCTGGATATGCTGTGAAGTTCATTGACTTGACAAGAGAACAGCAGTTAGATGTTATTTCAAGAACTTGCCACGCTAGAATGTAA
- a CDS encoding ABC transporter ATP-binding protein, which yields MLKVLWSRIGKYKSATYMSIFLIVAEAIFEILIPFMMSKILDKGVNAGNMGNVFFYGVVMVCLSAASLTCGVFCGRYAAYASSGFAANLREGMYKNIQTFSFSNIDKYSTAGLVTRLTTDVTNIQNSYQMMIRMMMRAPAMMIAAFVMTTIISPKIALIFLVAIIFLAAVLLLIMKSATKLFSQLFRKYDDLNASVEENVKGIRVVKSFVKEDYEIKKFGNSIQKIYDLGVRAEAKLAINLPVLMLTIYACILILSWVGAHYIVAGSLTTGELTSLFAYVMNIFISLILLSFTFVMITMSEASAERVAEVLTEKTDITSPEQAVMEVKDGSIDFENVNFSYGKIKKDKKKFVLSDIDLHIRAGETIGIIGGTGSSKTSLVNLISRLYDTTEGTVKVGGIDVRKYDLTVLRDKVAVVLQKNELFTGTILENLRWGDKNATDEECIRACKIACADEFIERFPDQYETRIEQGGSNVSGGQKQRLCIARALLKKPKVIIFDDSTSAVDTATDAKIRKALREDIPDTTKIIIAQRISSVKDADRIIVLDRGRISGVDTHENLLMNNEIYRAVAQAQMEGSGDFDKVGA from the coding sequence ATGCTAAAAGTTTTATGGAGTCGCATTGGAAAGTATAAAAGTGCGACCTATATGTCTATATTTTTAATAGTTGCGGAGGCTATCTTTGAGATTTTAATTCCATTTATGATGAGTAAAATTCTTGATAAGGGCGTAAATGCTGGAAATATGGGCAATGTATTTTTCTATGGTGTGGTGATGGTTTGTTTGTCTGCAGCCTCATTGACTTGTGGCGTGTTCTGTGGACGGTATGCGGCCTACGCCAGTAGTGGATTTGCTGCCAACTTAAGAGAGGGAATGTATAAGAATATACAAACATTTTCTTTTTCCAATATTGATAAGTATTCAACCGCAGGTCTAGTGACTCGATTGACCACGGATGTCACCAACATTCAAAATTCTTATCAAATGATGATTCGAATGATGATGCGTGCACCAGCAATGATGATTGCAGCATTTGTAATGACAACCATTATCAGTCCTAAAATTGCATTGATTTTTTTGGTGGCAATTATTTTTCTTGCAGCAGTTTTACTTCTGATTATGAAGTCGGCGACAAAACTCTTTAGTCAGCTATTTCGCAAATATGACGATTTAAATGCCAGTGTGGAAGAAAATGTCAAAGGAATTCGTGTAGTCAAGAGCTTCGTCAAAGAAGACTATGAAATTAAGAAATTTGGCAATAGCATTCAAAAAATTTATGATTTGGGTGTGAGGGCAGAGGCAAAGTTAGCGATTAACCTCCCCGTATTGATGTTGACCATCTATGCCTGCATTTTAATTTTGTCATGGGTTGGTGCACACTATATTGTTGCAGGAAGCTTGACAACAGGAGAATTGACCAGTTTATTTGCCTATGTAATGAATATTTTTATTAGTTTGATACTCTTATCCTTTACTTTTGTTATGATTACAATGTCAGAAGCCAGTGCAGAGCGTGTAGCTGAGGTGTTGACAGAAAAGACCGATATCACCTCTCCAGAGCAGGCTGTGATGGAAGTAAAGGATGGCAGTATTGACTTTGAAAATGTCAATTTTTCTTATGGGAAAATAAAGAAGGACAAAAAGAAATTTGTTCTCAGTGATATTGACCTTCATATTCGTGCAGGTGAAACCATTGGTATTATTGGTGGAACTGGAAGTTCAAAAACTTCTCTAGTCAATCTAATTAGTCGACTCTATGATACAACGGAAGGAACGGTCAAAGTTGGAGGAATCGATGTTCGAAAGTATGATTTGACAGTACTTCGAGATAAGGTGGCCGTTGTGCTACAAAAGAACGAATTATTTACGGGGACAATCCTTGAAAATTTGCGTTGGGGCGATAAAAATGCAACAGATGAAGAATGTATTCGTGCCTGCAAAATTGCCTGTGCAGATGAATTTATTGAACGTTTTCCTGATCAGTATGAAACAAGAATTGAACAGGGTGGATCGAATGTATCGGGAGGACAAAAACAGCGTCTTTGCATTGCCAGAGCACTGCTAAAAAAGCCAAAGGTTATTATCTTTGATGATTCTACTTCTGCGGTGGATACGGCCACAGATGCTAAAATTCGCAAGGCATTGAGAGAAGACATTCCAGATACAACAAAGATTATTATTGCACAGCGCATTTCATCGGTAAAAGATGCTGACCGCATTATTGTTCTTGACAGAGGAAGAATTAGTGGTGTAGATACACATGAGAATCTTCTTATGAACAATGAAATTTATCGTGCAGTGGCACAGGCTCAGATGGAAGGCAGTGGAGATTTTGATAAGGTAGGTGCATAA
- a CDS encoding ACT domain-containing protein gives MEKVIISVVGKDSVGIIANVCTYLAQTGINVLNITQTIVDGYFNMMMIVNAAESTKDFQTIADDTAKLGKELGVQILAQRSEIFDMMHRV, from the coding sequence ATGGAAAAAGTAATTATTAGTGTAGTGGGCAAGGACAGTGTAGGTATTATTGCAAATGTATGTACCTATCTTGCACAGACAGGAATTAATGTATTGAATATCACACAGACCATTGTAGATGGATACTTCAATATGATGATGATTGTCAACGCAGCGGAGTCAACAAAGGATTTTCAGACGATTGCAGATGATACAGCAAAGCTTGGAAAAGAGCTTGGTGTGCAGATTCTGGCACAGAGGTCTGAGATTTTTGATATGATGCATCGCGTATAA
- a CDS encoding MarR family transcriptional regulator: MNRKCDAGFLIKQIHDALSKRFNDVLKKYDLTMSQMYVLKYLRENQNKMVTQKEIEQYLEVSHPTTVGILKRLESKGFIQTKIIKEGRFSKQVVLTEKSNVLHENFQMEHMESEKRLLAPLSPAEREELIVLLQTIYENLKEGVLC, encoded by the coding sequence ATGAACAGAAAATGTGATGCGGGATTTTTAATTAAGCAAATTCATGATGCACTTAGCAAAAGATTTAATGATGTCTTAAAGAAGTATGATTTAACGATGTCACAGATGTATGTATTAAAATATTTGCGAGAAAATCAGAATAAGATGGTCACACAAAAAGAAATTGAGCAATATTTGGAAGTTTCTCATCCGACAACTGTGGGAATATTGAAGCGTTTGGAGAGCAAAGGCTTTATTCAAACAAAAATTATTAAGGAGGGAAGATTTTCAAAACAAGTGGTATTGACTGAAAAATCGAATGTTTTACATGAGAATTTTCAAATGGAACATATGGAGTCAGAAAAAAGGCTTCTTGCACCGCTTTCCCCAGCGGAAAGGGAGGAATTGATTGTTCTGCTACAAACGATTTATGAAAATTTAAAGGAGGGAGTCCTATGCTAA
- a CDS encoding N-acetylmuramoyl-L-alanine amidase family protein → MQILKKILSIAAMISMVCVLNVHADPEITLPQSTNQNDVINQSAALYNDEMDINEQDYYPILDKGVSDINFEASLSIAQQSANISGTGYSTYVDAIWQAKGQYFNVSPIALWESDNTDVVIAQQGRLIGVGKGTAMVTVKFRGKEASIQVTVDNLVASSASRVSGSYTSAQKPIMDKAKAMVNLTWRPTKNLMGWRGTKVFQAGVTYRGIPYSQTPHQEDNLSFPGTLSKADFYTTFSNGGKTMPMYGNDCSGFVSYAWGIPRNNTSGFVAGIRSGRYAKVGSYNANAPSAADLKASYRRMHSGDAMVKVGHVILVESVQGTNVVCYEQTPAQAIVSTHSFDELASHGYMPFSRGSGGGNYASSGSGSGGGWVKSGNTWYYTSGGRNATGWRQIGGVWYYFGSNGAMATGWRQIGGVWYYFKSSGAMAANQWIGSRNPYYYVHSNGAMASSQWVGMKSGYYYFHHNGRMAYDAWIKGRDGYWYYVTGSGKMAANTSIYMKKYRKTYRFDAAGRCLNP, encoded by the coding sequence ATGCAAATTTTAAAGAAGATCTTATCAATTGCGGCAATGATTTCGATGGTCTGTGTGCTCAATGTCCATGCAGATCCAGAGATTACACTGCCACAGAGTACAAATCAAAATGATGTCATCAATCAATCAGCAGCACTCTATAATGATGAGATGGACATCAATGAACAGGATTATTATCCCATTTTGGACAAGGGCGTCAGTGATATTAATTTTGAGGCCAGCCTAAGCATTGCCCAGCAAAGTGCCAACATTAGTGGTACAGGATATTCTACTTATGTGGATGCTATTTGGCAGGCTAAGGGGCAGTACTTTAATGTGTCACCGATTGCACTCTGGGAGAGTGACAATACAGATGTGGTCATTGCCCAACAGGGAAGACTGATTGGTGTTGGAAAGGGAACGGCTATGGTCACAGTAAAGTTTCGTGGCAAAGAAGCCAGCATTCAAGTGACCGTGGATAATCTCGTAGCCAGCTCTGCCAGTCGAGTATCTGGATCCTATACCAGTGCACAAAAGCCAATTATGGACAAAGCAAAGGCAATGGTCAATCTCACTTGGAGACCGACAAAAAACTTGATGGGATGGAGAGGAACGAAGGTGTTTCAGGCGGGCGTGACCTACCGAGGAATTCCCTATTCACAGACACCTCATCAAGAAGACAATTTAAGTTTTCCAGGAACTTTGAGTAAGGCGGATTTTTACACTACATTTAGCAATGGTGGAAAGACAATGCCAATGTATGGAAATGACTGTTCGGGCTTTGTCAGCTATGCTTGGGGAATTCCAAGAAACAATACTTCAGGTTTTGTTGCGGGAATTCGGAGTGGAAGATATGCAAAGGTGGGAAGTTACAATGCCAATGCTCCATCTGCAGCAGACTTAAAGGCATCTTATCGAAGGATGCATTCGGGTGATGCCATGGTAAAGGTCGGACATGTCATTTTGGTTGAAAGTGTTCAAGGGACAAATGTGGTTTGCTATGAGCAGACACCAGCACAGGCCATTGTCTCTACCCATAGTTTTGACGAACTTGCAAGCCATGGATATATGCCGTTTTCAAGAGGTAGTGGTGGTGGAAATTACGCAAGTAGTGGTTCAGGATCAGGTGGTGGTTGGGTAAAATCCGGAAATACCTGGTACTATACAAGTGGTGGAAGAAATGCCACAGGTTGGAGACAGATCGGTGGTGTGTGGTATTACTTTGGTAGTAATGGTGCAATGGCCACAGGTTGGAGACAGATTGGTGGCGTGTGGTATTACTTTAAGAGCAGTGGTGCCATGGCAGCAAATCAATGGATTGGGTCAAGAAATCCTTATTACTATGTTCACTCCAATGGTGCAATGGCATCCAGTCAGTGGGTGGGAATGAAGAGCGGATATTATTACTTCCATCACAATGGAAGAATGGCCTATGATGCATGGATTAAGGGAAGAGATGGTTATTGGTACTATGTCACAGGCAGTGGAAAGATGGCAGCGAATACCTCAATCTATATGAAAAAATATAGAAAGACCTATCGCTTTGATGCGGCAGGAAGATGCTTAAATCCATAA
- the pflA gene encoding pyruvate formate lyase-activating protein: METANIHSLESFGSVDGPGVRFVIFVQGCHMRCQYCHNPDTWSDKKNQVMTSDELLQKALRYKSYWGKDGGITVSGGEPLLQIDFLIEFFKKCKKEGIHTCIDTAGNPFTREGEFFEKFKELMKYTDLLLLDIKEINPKRHKLLTGVQNENILDMARYLSEIHKPIWIRHVLVPTRSDFDEDLHALRAFIDTLSNVEKVEVLPYHTLAIHKYEDMGIDYPLRGIDSPSEERVKNAREILGAKQEEYKI, encoded by the coding sequence ATGGAAACAGCAAATATTCATTCATTAGAAAGTTTTGGTTCTGTAGATGGACCGGGTGTACGTTTTGTCATCTTTGTGCAAGGGTGTCATATGCGTTGCCAATATTGTCACAATCCAGATACTTGGAGTGACAAAAAAAATCAGGTAATGACCTCAGATGAGCTATTACAAAAGGCCCTGCGCTATAAATCTTATTGGGGAAAGGATGGAGGAATCACTGTCAGTGGCGGTGAGCCACTTTTACAAATTGATTTTCTCATTGAATTCTTTAAAAAATGTAAAAAGGAAGGAATCCATACTTGTATTGATACCGCAGGAAACCCATTTACTAGGGAGGGAGAGTTCTTTGAAAAGTTTAAGGAATTGATGAAGTACACAGATCTATTGCTCTTAGATATTAAGGAAATCAATCCTAAGCGACACAAATTGCTCACAGGTGTGCAAAATGAAAATATCCTTGATATGGCAAGATATCTGTCAGAAATTCACAAACCGATTTGGATTCGCCATGTCTTAGTCCCAACAAGAAGTGACTTTGATGAGGACTTACATGCACTTCGTGCCTTTATTGACACACTTTCCAATGTAGAAAAAGTAGAGGTCTTGCCATACCACACCTTGGCGATTCACAAGTATGAGGATATGGGAATTGACTATCCTCTAAGGGGAATCGATAGTCCAAGTGAGGAACGAGTAAAAAATGCAAGAGAGATTCTTGGAGCAAAGCAAGAAGAATATAAAATATAA